A stretch of Kaistella flava (ex Peng et al. 2021) DNA encodes these proteins:
- a CDS encoding SDR family oxidoreductase produces MNLYTQPMLKEDALKDKVAIVTGGGSGLGKAMTKYFLQLGAKVVITSRNLEKLQATAKELEEETGGKVLCVSCDVRNWDEVEAMKEAAIKEFGQIDILLNNAAGNFISPTERLTHSAFDSILDIVLKGTKNCTLSIGKYWIDNKVPGTVLNIVTTYAWTGSAYVVPSACAKAGVLAMTRSLAVEWAKYGIRFNAIAPGPFPTKGAWERLLPGDLAEKFDMRKKVPLRRVGEHQELANLAAYLVSDYSAYMNGEVVTIDGGEWLQGAGEFNMLEEIPQEMWDMLEQMIKAKKSN; encoded by the coding sequence ATGAATTTATATACGCAGCCAATGCTGAAAGAAGATGCATTGAAAGATAAAGTAGCCATTGTAACCGGTGGTGGAAGCGGACTTGGAAAAGCCATGACCAAATATTTTCTTCAATTAGGTGCAAAAGTTGTCATCACTTCCCGAAATTTAGAAAAACTTCAAGCCACTGCAAAAGAACTCGAAGAAGAAACAGGCGGAAAAGTTTTATGTGTTTCTTGCGATGTTAGAAATTGGGATGAGGTTGAAGCCATGAAAGAAGCAGCAATCAAAGAATTCGGACAAATTGATATTCTGTTAAATAACGCGGCTGGAAATTTTATTTCACCCACAGAAAGATTAACGCATTCTGCATTTGATTCTATTTTAGATATCGTTTTAAAAGGCACCAAAAACTGTACGCTTTCCATCGGGAAATATTGGATCGATAATAAAGTTCCCGGAACAGTTTTAAATATTGTCACCACTTATGCCTGGACAGGTTCTGCATACGTCGTTCCCTCGGCATGTGCGAAAGCTGGAGTTTTAGCCATGACCCGAAGTTTAGCTGTAGAATGGGCAAAATACGGAATTCGTTTCAACGCTATCGCACCAGGACCATTCCCAACAAAAGGAGCCTGGGAAAGATTATTGCCCGGAGATTTAGCCGAGAAATTCGACATGCGTAAGAAAGTTCCGTTGAGAAGAGTTGGAGAACATCAAGAATTAGCGAATCTTGCTGCTTATCTGGTTTCAGATTATTCTGCTTACATGAACGGTGAAGTGGTAACCATCGACGGTGGAGAATGGCTCCAGGGAGCTGGAGAATTTAACATGCTGGAAGAAATTCCACAAGAAATGTGGGATATGTTAGAACAGATGATTAAAGCTAAAAAGTCAAACTAA